One part of the Phycisphaerae bacterium genome encodes these proteins:
- a CDS encoding diaminopimelate epimerase — protein MRFTKMHGLGNDYIYINTFRESVPDPAFLARRLSDRHTGIGADGLILIGPSQRGDVRMEMYNADGSRSPTCGNGIRCVAKYAVEHELAAGPQVIIETDAGLRTLWCRMRGTEVISVRVDMGTPILDSSAIPTLIPVERVIDFPLEIDGTVFEVTCVSMGNPHAVVFMEKIHTIDLVDLGPRFEYAAVFPERINTHFARVDSPGRISMRTWERGSGATRACGSGACAVCVAGVLTGRTDRDVVVALPGGELHVEWTTDGPVQMTGPAVEVFEGEVHLPLD, from the coding sequence ATGCGCTTCACCAAAATGCACGGCCTGGGGAACGACTACATCTACATCAACACCTTTCGCGAATCGGTGCCGGATCCGGCATTCCTCGCCCGCCGCCTGTCCGACCGCCACACCGGCATCGGCGCCGACGGACTGATTCTCATCGGCCCCTCGCAGCGCGGCGACGTACGCATGGAGATGTACAACGCCGACGGCTCGCGCTCGCCGACCTGCGGAAACGGCATTCGCTGCGTGGCCAAGTACGCCGTCGAGCACGAATTGGCCGCAGGCCCTCAGGTCATCATCGAAACCGACGCCGGACTTCGAACCCTCTGGTGCCGGATGCGCGGCACGGAAGTCATCAGCGTCCGCGTCGACATGGGCACCCCGATCCTCGATTCATCGGCGATTCCCACGCTCATCCCCGTCGAGCGCGTCATCGACTTCCCCCTCGAGATCGACGGGACCGTCTTCGAGGTTACCTGCGTCTCGATGGGCAATCCCCACGCGGTCGTCTTCATGGAGAAGATCCACACGATCGACCTGGTCGATCTGGGTCCGCGCTTCGAGTACGCCGCGGTCTTCCCCGAGCGCATCAACACCCACTTCGCCCGCGTCGACTCCCCCGGCAGAATCTCCATGCGCACGTGGGAGCGCGGCAGCGGAGCCACGCGCGCCTGCGGAAGCGGAGCCTGCGCGGTGTGCGTGGCCGGCGTTCTTACCGGTCGAACGGATCGCGACGTTGTCGTGGCACTCCCCGGAGGGGAGCTTCACGTCGAATGGACGACCGATGGTCCCGTGCAAATGACCGGCCCCGCCGTCGAGGTCTTCGAAGGTGAGGTTCACCTCCCGCTGGATTAG
- a CDS encoding FliA/WhiG family RNA polymerase sigma factor, translated as MEATIAKEERQPATRRRSSVDPHVARCWEQYRQDHDPAARNALLENYLPIVRYNAERIAARLPDEVELDDLLSAGVFGLMDAIEAFDPHRGVKFETYCAPRIRGAILDELRGMDWVPRLVRHKSHQLTRARQELEQNLGRAPTQSELAERFGVSYREFDRMMRDATAVSQVSLSRQFNDNDSGKDVFEIDVIVDKRGRNPVVESQKRDLKALLTRGMSRAERLILILYYYEEMTMKEIGATLSLSESRVSQMHSSIMERLQSQWGRRAREIEQYAEA; from the coding sequence ATGGAAGCAACCATCGCCAAGGAGGAGCGTCAGCCCGCAACGCGACGCCGTTCGTCCGTCGATCCCCACGTCGCACGCTGTTGGGAGCAGTACCGGCAGGACCATGACCCCGCCGCCCGAAACGCGCTGCTGGAGAACTATCTTCCCATCGTGCGCTACAACGCCGAGCGCATTGCGGCTCGGCTTCCCGACGAGGTGGAGCTGGACGATCTCCTCTCGGCCGGCGTCTTCGGACTCATGGACGCCATCGAGGCCTTCGATCCTCACCGGGGCGTCAAGTTCGAAACCTACTGCGCCCCGCGCATCCGCGGCGCCATTCTCGACGAGCTGCGTGGCATGGACTGGGTTCCGCGCCTGGTTCGGCACAAGTCCCACCAGCTGACCCGTGCCCGGCAGGAGTTGGAGCAGAACCTGGGGCGGGCGCCGACGCAGTCCGAATTGGCGGAACGCTTTGGTGTCTCTTATCGGGAGTTTGACCGCATGATGCGCGACGCTACCGCCGTCTCACAGGTTTCCCTTTCCCGCCAATTCAACGACAACGACTCCGGAAAGGACGTCTTCGAAATCGATGTCATCGTGGACAAACGCGGGCGAAATCCCGTCGTCGAGAGCCAGAAACGCGATCTCAAGGCCCTCCTCACCCGCGGCATGTCCCGGGCGGAGCGACTCATCCTCATTTTGTACTATTATGAAGAGATGACCATGAAGGAGATCGGCGCCACGCTGAGCCTCTCCGAAAGCCGCGTGTCGCAAATGCACTCCTCGATCATGGAGCGCCTCCAGTCGCAGTGGGGCCGCCGCGCCCGGGAGATCGAGCAGTATGCCGAGGCGTGA
- a CDS encoding MinD/ParA family protein — translation MLPGRVDQATRLREMCRRGARRAHVIAITSGKGGVGKSNIAVNTSICLAVRGSRVTLVDVDLGLANSDVLLGMQPRHTLSHVISGTESLEEVCVRGPAGLRFVPGASGLGELADLSEFDRQSLLSQLETLEDSTDIVVLDCGAGISRNVMTFAASADTVVVVTTPQPTAVTDAYATIKVLLRERFEGRVGLFVNMADSRLAAAQTYERIANVAQKFLNLSVADLGYMVHDTAVARAVDARCPFVIRFPDCNASACVAALAETLSRSQQPESTRMSFFRRVVGIFG, via the coding sequence ATGCTCCCGGGAAGGGTAGATCAGGCCACGCGACTTCGAGAAATGTGCCGGCGCGGTGCGCGCCGCGCCCACGTCATCGCCATCACCAGTGGAAAGGGTGGTGTCGGGAAATCCAACATCGCCGTGAACACGTCCATTTGCCTGGCCGTCCGCGGCAGCCGCGTAACGCTGGTCGATGTGGACCTGGGCCTGGCCAACTCCGACGTTCTCCTCGGTATGCAGCCCCGCCATACGCTCTCCCATGTCATCAGCGGAACGGAATCTCTGGAGGAAGTGTGCGTGCGCGGACCGGCCGGACTGCGCTTCGTACCCGGCGCCTCAGGGCTGGGAGAGCTGGCCGACCTCTCCGAGTTCGACCGCCAGTCTCTTCTTTCGCAGCTCGAAACCCTGGAAGACAGTACTGATATCGTTGTTTTGGATTGTGGTGCCGGCATCTCCCGTAACGTGATGACCTTTGCCGCCTCTGCGGACACGGTTGTGGTGGTGACCACGCCTCAACCCACCGCCGTCACGGATGCCTATGCCACCATCAAGGTGCTTCTCCGCGAGCGCTTTGAAGGGCGCGTCGGACTGTTTGTGAACATGGCCGACTCCCGACTGGCGGCCGCGCAGACATATGAACGCATCGCGAATGTCGCGCAAAAATTTCTCAACTTATCTGTTGCAGACTTGGGGTACATGGTGCATGATACCGCCGTCGCCCGTGCCGTTGACGCGCGATGCCCGTTCGTGATCCGGTTTCCGGACTGCAATGCGAGCGCGTGTGTCGCGGCCCTTGCGGAAACGCTCTCCCGGTCTCAACAACCGGAGAGCACAAGGATGAGTTTCTTCCGCAGGGTCGTCGGGATTTTCGGTTAG
- the flhF gene encoding flagellar biosynthesis protein FlhF codes for MKLKTFSGRNMAEALDQVKRQFGRDAVILSTRSGTRGGVFGLGGRPFVEITAVRDVADLPPASPRGGPSAAGPTGMPLRGESRRRTVEPGDSSMPKTDPLLAELGSLKSVVGELVRESRRSRINGVPEFLVDTYQKLVENRVAEQLAQQLIDRLRGELSAEQLHKPEVVRSRLAAALEEMLPVGGAPVPRRTDRPRTIALIGPTGVGKTTTIAKLAANFGLRQNRRVGLITLDTYRIAAVEQLRTYAHIIDVPLEVAVSPEHLRTALQRMQDCDVILIDTAGRSQRDTIKLRELQSFFRVARPDEVHLVLSATSGESVLHDAIERFRPVGIDRVILTKLDEAIGFGVILSVLQKAEAQLSYVTTGQDVPDDIEVGERRRLAALILGEQEVRR; via the coding sequence ATGAAGCTCAAAACGTTTAGCGGTAGAAACATGGCCGAGGCGCTGGACCAGGTCAAGCGCCAGTTCGGACGCGACGCAGTGATCCTCAGTACCCGGTCCGGTACACGCGGAGGCGTGTTCGGTCTGGGCGGCAGGCCCTTTGTCGAGATCACGGCCGTCCGCGACGTGGCCGACCTTCCACCCGCCTCGCCGCGCGGTGGACCTTCTGCGGCGGGACCCACCGGCATGCCCTTACGCGGGGAATCGCGCCGGCGCACCGTCGAGCCGGGCGACTCATCCATGCCCAAGACCGATCCCCTGCTTGCCGAACTCGGATCACTCAAGAGCGTCGTGGGAGAGCTCGTGCGCGAGTCGCGCCGGTCGCGCATCAATGGCGTTCCGGAGTTCCTCGTCGACACCTACCAGAAGCTTGTCGAAAACCGTGTCGCCGAGCAGCTTGCCCAGCAATTGATCGATCGCCTTCGCGGAGAATTGTCGGCCGAGCAGTTGCACAAGCCCGAAGTCGTGCGAAGTCGACTGGCAGCCGCCCTGGAAGAAATGCTCCCCGTCGGCGGCGCGCCCGTTCCCCGGCGAACCGACCGCCCGCGGACCATCGCGCTCATCGGCCCCACCGGCGTGGGCAAGACCACGACCATCGCCAAGTTGGCCGCCAACTTCGGCCTGCGGCAGAATCGCAGGGTCGGGCTCATCACCCTCGACACCTACCGCATCGCCGCGGTCGAGCAGCTTCGCACGTACGCCCACATCATCGACGTCCCGCTCGAAGTAGCCGTCTCGCCCGAGCACCTGCGCACGGCCCTCCAGCGCATGCAGGATTGCGACGTGATCCTGATCGATACCGCGGGGCGCAGCCAGCGGGACACCATCAAGCTGCGCGAACTCCAGAGTTTCTTCCGCGTCGCCCGTCCGGACGAGGTTCATCTTGTCCTTTCCGCAACCAGCGGTGAGTCCGTGCTGCACGACGCCATTGAGCGCTTCCGCCCGGTGGGCATTGACCGCGTGATCCTGACCAAGCTTGATGAAGCCATCGGTTTCGGTGTGATCCTCTCCGTGCTCCAGAAGGCCGAGGCGCAACTCTCCTATGTAACCACCGGGCAGGATGTTCCGGATGACATCGAAGTCGGTGAACGGCGGCGACTGGCGGCGTTGATTCTTGGAGAACAGGAAGTGCGACGCTGA
- the flhA gene encoding flagellar biosynthesis protein FlhA, translated as MAKSKLPNLRFLDVLSRYYGAALPVAALALILVILIPLPTSAMDFLLLINITLSGVVLLTVMYIAGPLEFSSFPSLLLGLTLFRLVLNIATTRLILTDGDAGQVIETFGGFVARGSLAVAIIIFAIVVIIQFVVITKGATRIAEVAARFTLDGMPGKQMAVDADLNAGTITEQEAKQRRSEITREADFYGAMDGASKFVRGDAIAGIIITLINIVGGVYVGLVQMGLPLSETLRRFTILTIGDGLVSQIPAFIVSIAAAMLVTRSASKKSLGDELLGQLTGQPVALVITAAFLLVLGLTPLPKIPILGLALSTVTLAFVLNRRTQVALAAASAAKAKAAQPSERVEKHIAPDPMELDVGYGLIKLVDRKQGGDLLDRITNLRRQIAQELGIVVPPIRIRDDIRLQPNEFRVKIRGLEVGKAEIMPGQLLAIDSGAVTQRVNGTETKEPVFGLAALWIDESQRHEAEHRNYTVVEPSSVVTTFIQEIIRRHADELLTRQEVARLIDNLRERSPKLVEEVIPDVLKPGEIQRVLQALLRERVPIRDLESIIETVADIAPRTRDTEILTEYARSALARTLCHLHKADDGRIHCITLAPAVEELIGKSLDRSDRGTVLTLPGAVQTRIVGAIRELLQKAASANRGRFPVVLCPPQIRPWVRRMIEVQLPAAVVMSYSEIVRGFEVETHGMANINDEAQNV; from the coding sequence ATGGCGAAATCGAAGCTGCCAAACTTGCGGTTTCTCGACGTGCTGAGCAGGTACTACGGTGCCGCTTTGCCCGTGGCCGCGCTGGCGCTGATCCTCGTCATCCTCATTCCATTGCCCACCTCGGCGATGGACTTCCTGCTCTTGATCAATATCACGCTTTCCGGCGTCGTCCTGCTGACCGTGATGTACATCGCCGGGCCCCTGGAATTCTCGTCCTTCCCGTCGCTGCTCCTCGGGCTGACGCTGTTCCGCCTCGTGCTCAACATCGCCACGACCCGCCTCATCCTGACCGATGGCGACGCCGGGCAGGTGATCGAGACGTTCGGCGGATTCGTTGCCCGCGGATCGCTGGCCGTGGCGATCATCATCTTCGCCATCGTGGTCATCATTCAGTTCGTGGTCATCACCAAGGGCGCCACGCGCATCGCCGAAGTGGCCGCGCGATTCACCCTCGACGGCATGCCCGGCAAGCAGATGGCCGTCGACGCCGACCTCAACGCGGGAACGATCACGGAGCAGGAAGCCAAACAGCGCCGCTCCGAAATCACCCGCGAAGCCGACTTCTACGGAGCCATGGACGGTGCCAGCAAGTTCGTCCGCGGCGACGCCATCGCCGGCATCATCATCACGCTCATCAACATCGTCGGCGGCGTGTACGTCGGTCTCGTGCAGATGGGACTCCCGCTCAGCGAGACCCTCCGCCGCTTCACCATCCTGACCATCGGCGACGGACTCGTCTCCCAGATTCCCGCCTTCATCGTCTCCATCGCCGCGGCCATGCTCGTTACCCGTTCCGCGTCGAAGAAGAGCTTGGGCGACGAATTGCTGGGGCAGCTCACCGGCCAGCCGGTGGCGCTGGTGATTACGGCGGCGTTCCTGCTCGTGCTGGGTCTCACACCGCTGCCCAAGATTCCGATCCTTGGGCTCGCGCTCTCGACGGTTACCCTCGCGTTTGTGCTCAACCGCCGCACGCAGGTGGCGCTGGCTGCGGCGTCGGCCGCGAAAGCCAAGGCCGCGCAGCCCTCCGAGCGCGTCGAGAAGCACATCGCTCCCGATCCCATGGAACTCGACGTCGGCTACGGGCTCATCAAGCTCGTCGATCGCAAACAGGGCGGCGACCTGCTCGACCGCATCACCAATCTCCGCCGGCAAATTGCCCAGGAGCTCGGCATCGTCGTGCCGCCCATTCGCATTCGCGACGACATCCGCCTTCAGCCCAACGAGTTCCGCGTGAAGATTCGCGGGCTCGAGGTCGGCAAGGCCGAGATCATGCCGGGGCAACTGCTCGCCATCGACTCCGGTGCCGTCACGCAGCGCGTCAACGGTACGGAGACCAAAGAGCCGGTCTTCGGACTCGCGGCTCTCTGGATCGACGAGAGCCAGCGCCACGAAGCCGAGCATCGCAACTACACCGTGGTCGAGCCCAGCAGCGTCGTGACCACGTTCATTCAGGAGATCATCCGTCGCCACGCGGACGAGCTGCTCACGCGGCAAGAGGTCGCCCGCCTCATCGACAACCTCCGCGAACGCTCGCCGAAGCTGGTCGAAGAGGTTATCCCCGATGTCCTCAAGCCCGGCGAGATCCAGCGCGTACTGCAGGCGCTATTGCGCGAGCGCGTTCCCATCCGCGACCTCGAATCGATCATCGAAACGGTCGCGGACATCGCTCCGCGCACCCGCGATACGGAAATCCTCACCGAATACGCCCGCAGCGCCCTCGCCCGCACATTGTGCCATCTGCACAAGGCAGACGACGGCCGCATTCACTGCATTACGCTCGCTCCGGCGGTGGAGGAGTTGATCGGCAAGAGCCTGGATCGTTCGGATCGCGGAACGGTGCTTACGCTTCCCGGCGCCGTGCAGACGCGCATCGTCGGTGCCATCCGCGAGCTGCTGCAGAAAGCCGCGTCCGCCAATCGCGGCCGCTTTCCCGTCGTCCTGTGTCCTCCGCAGATACGCCCCTGGGTGCGGCGGATGATCGAGGTGCAACTGCCCGCGGCGGTGGTGATGTCCTACAGCGAAATCGTTCGTGGTTTCGAGGTCGAAACCCACGGCATGGCGAACATAAACGATGAAGCTCAAAACGTTTAG
- the flhB gene encoding flagellar biosynthesis protein FlhB produces MALGADERTEPATPRRKEEARKKGQVARSQELPAAVALLIPLCVLYVVGDDLWQAMEAILRTALTADAPPNPAEVPVFLKAIGRELLWRLGPLLLIVFAAILGSLLAQVGLLLTLHPLTPSLSKINPLSGIQRLFSMRMLMTTAINLAKLVLVVTIVVLTLRDRSAEILFALTLGASDVLLLGAHLTFELGIRLAVVLFVLALADFAWQRFRHSQDLRMTKEEVKDEYRSMEGDPKLKARRRQVQMQLAMQRLRKDMAKADVVISNPTHVAVAIQYDATEMPAPQVVAKGADYAALRIRQLASEYGIPVVERPPLARAVFASVEVGQYIPERFYRAIAEILAYVYELTGRSPVRAA; encoded by the coding sequence ATGGCATTGGGTGCCGACGAACGGACCGAACCTGCAACGCCGCGCCGAAAGGAAGAGGCCCGGAAGAAAGGGCAGGTTGCGCGCAGCCAGGAGTTGCCCGCGGCCGTCGCCCTGCTGATTCCGCTTTGCGTTCTGTACGTCGTGGGCGACGATCTCTGGCAGGCGATGGAGGCGATCCTCCGCACGGCACTGACCGCGGACGCGCCCCCGAATCCCGCCGAAGTCCCCGTCTTTCTCAAGGCCATCGGGCGGGAATTGCTCTGGCGGCTCGGCCCGCTCCTGCTCATCGTCTTCGCGGCGATTCTCGGCTCGCTGCTCGCCCAGGTGGGGCTGCTGCTCACGCTCCATCCGCTTACGCCGTCGTTGAGCAAAATCAATCCCCTGAGCGGCATCCAGCGCCTCTTTTCCATGCGCATGCTCATGACCACGGCAATCAACCTGGCCAAGCTCGTGCTGGTGGTCACCATCGTGGTGCTGACGCTCCGCGATCGCTCGGCCGAGATCCTCTTCGCCCTGACGCTCGGCGCGTCGGACGTGCTTCTCCTCGGCGCGCACCTGACCTTCGAACTCGGCATTCGCCTGGCGGTCGTCCTGTTTGTGCTGGCGCTGGCCGATTTCGCATGGCAGCGCTTCCGCCACAGCCAGGATCTGCGCATGACCAAGGAGGAAGTGAAGGACGAATACCGCAGCATGGAGGGCGACCCCAAGCTCAAGGCACGACGTCGCCAGGTGCAGATGCAACTGGCCATGCAGCGATTGCGAAAGGACATGGCCAAGGCCGACGTCGTGATTTCCAATCCCACCCACGTCGCGGTGGCCATTCAATACGATGCGACCGAGATGCCCGCACCGCAGGTCGTGGCCAAGGGAGCCGATTACGCCGCGCTGCGCATTCGGCAGCTTGCGTCGGAGTATGGCATCCCCGTGGTGGAGCGTCCGCCGCTGGCGCGGGCCGTCTTCGCTTCGGTGGAGGTTGGTCAGTACATCCCGGAACGATTCTACCGGGCGATCGCGGAGATCCTGGCCTACGTGTACGAGTTGACCGGCCGTTCCCCGGTTCGGGCGGCATGA
- a CDS encoding flagellar biosynthetic protein FliR: protein MPWSLFDILLGLPTYALVLFRISGLVLTAPVFGSPMMPIRVRAALVITLAAMIFPLVSSQAPPVVSLGSVVAGAVSEVIIGMAIGLSLTIMITAADVCGRMVAQQAGIALGQSVDPTFNEESTAVEQLYTIVLIFVFLLSGGHRAMMRALLDTFGVIPLLTYHPSETLMLLLVEVLGAAFVVGVRLAAPVLIALMLTELAMGFLTRTMPQLNILSVGFTVRVMVTIGAAALALVAGEDLLVSAVFDAIAMVRAAFGLG from the coding sequence ATGCCCTGGTCCCTATTCGACATTCTCCTTGGTCTGCCGACTTACGCCCTGGTGCTCTTTCGCATCAGCGGACTGGTGCTGACGGCGCCCGTGTTCGGCAGTCCCATGATGCCCATTCGCGTGCGGGCGGCACTGGTCATTACGCTGGCGGCCATGATCTTCCCGCTGGTTTCGAGCCAGGCGCCGCCGGTCGTTTCATTGGGAAGCGTTGTCGCCGGAGCAGTGAGCGAGGTCATCATCGGCATGGCCATCGGACTTTCCCTGACCATCATGATCACCGCAGCCGACGTCTGCGGGCGGATGGTCGCCCAGCAGGCCGGCATCGCCCTGGGACAATCGGTCGATCCGACGTTCAACGAAGAGAGCACCGCCGTCGAGCAGCTTTACACGATCGTTCTCATCTTCGTTTTCCTGCTTTCCGGCGGCCACCGGGCGATGATGCGCGCCCTGCTGGATACATTCGGCGTGATCCCGCTGCTCACGTATCACCCGAGCGAAACGCTGATGCTCCTGCTCGTCGAAGTCCTGGGCGCGGCGTTTGTCGTGGGCGTTCGCCTGGCGGCACCCGTGCTCATCGCCCTGATGCTTACGGAATTGGCCATGGGTTTCCTGACGCGCACGATGCCGCAGCTCAACATCCTCTCGGTGGGATTCACCGTGCGCGTGATGGTGACGATCGGGGCGGCCGCGCTGGCCCTCGTCGCCGGCGAAGACCTGTTGGTGTCCGCCGTCTTTGACGCCATCGCCATGGTGCGAGCGGCATTCGGATTGGGATAA
- the fliQ gene encoding flagellar biosynthesis protein FliQ: MAIGEALEIGRHALWIALTTSAPILLIGLAVGLLISLFQAVTQLQEQTLTFVPKIAAMIIAAAIFIPWIAGQMVAYTVEMLGTLPW, from the coding sequence ATGGCCATTGGCGAAGCGTTGGAAATCGGCCGGCATGCACTGTGGATCGCCTTGACGACCTCGGCGCCCATTCTCCTGATCGGGCTCGCCGTGGGACTCCTGATCTCTCTCTTCCAGGCCGTGACCCAACTGCAGGAGCAGACACTGACCTTCGTGCCCAAGATCGCAGCCATGATCATCGCCGCGGCCATCTTCATCCCCTGGATCGCCGGGCAGATGGTCGCCTACACAGTGGAGATGCTGGGGACACTGCCCTGGTGA
- the fliP gene encoding flagellar type III secretion system pore protein FliP (The bacterial flagellar biogenesis protein FliP forms a type III secretion system (T3SS)-type pore required for flagellar assembly.), which yields MRASHGCGAKHARAKESRILLSCLTTSCRTLCVPAVLLVVLIGAASARAQSAPTPARPTPTPSAPITQEPATGANPLNVPDLSGIVPTAGDREGVSTTLRILVLLTVLTLVPSVLVMTTCFPRIIIVLALLRQAVGTPQLPPSQVLLGLSLFMTFMIMSPTWYQLQAEAVTPYLDGKMGQEEAFEIVSARMKGFMYRQIEQTGNFEDIYLFLEYSRGAPIPPTEQVAVESVPLSVMIPAFLLSELKTAFIMGFRIYLPFLVIDMVIATILISMGMMMLPPVLISLPFKLLLFVLADGWHLVVETLLYSFV from the coding sequence ATGCGGGCGTCGCATGGATGCGGCGCGAAACATGCTCGCGCGAAGGAGTCGCGCATATTGCTGTCTTGCCTCACGACATCCTGTCGAACGTTGTGCGTCCCGGCCGTGCTGCTGGTCGTGCTGATCGGCGCGGCATCCGCCCGGGCACAATCGGCACCCACTCCGGCCCGACCGACGCCCACGCCCTCCGCGCCAATTACCCAGGAGCCGGCAACCGGTGCCAACCCGCTGAACGTTCCCGATCTGTCGGGGATCGTTCCCACGGCCGGCGACCGCGAGGGCGTCAGTACGACGCTACGCATTCTGGTCCTGCTGACGGTCCTTACGCTTGTGCCGTCCGTGCTGGTGATGACCACGTGCTTCCCGCGGATCATTATCGTGCTGGCGCTGCTTCGTCAGGCCGTCGGTACGCCACAGCTTCCGCCCAGCCAGGTCCTGCTCGGCCTCTCGCTGTTCATGACGTTCATGATCATGTCGCCGACGTGGTACCAGCTCCAGGCCGAAGCCGTCACGCCCTACCTGGATGGGAAGATGGGGCAGGAAGAGGCCTTCGAAATCGTCAGCGCGCGCATGAAGGGTTTCATGTATCGGCAGATCGAGCAGACCGGGAACTTCGAGGATATTTACCTCTTTCTGGAGTATTCCCGAGGAGCGCCGATTCCACCCACCGAGCAGGTGGCCGTCGAGAGCGTGCCGCTGAGCGTCATGATTCCGGCATTCCTTCTTAGCGAGCTGAAGACCGCATTCATCATGGGCTTCCGCATCTACCTGCCGTTCCTGGTCATCGACATGGTCATCGCGACCATCCTGATTTCCATGGGCATGATGATGCTCCCGCCCGTATTGATTTCGCTGCCGTTCAAGCTGCTGCTCTTTGTGCTGGCGGACGGATGGCACCTCGTGGTGGAGACGTTGCTGTACAGTTTTGTGTAA
- a CDS encoding flagellar biosynthetic protein FliO, with protein MAIVIRRSRWIDARRPPGRGGFLCALPALLSLLVSTQPGLSQSPGSPGPHAPATQVNRAAEVEDIAAKGESGVSSEHEGDPPVESIADHDPTTDPNPDNAGGTALESASDSGPPTSSMDATSAPTRADTSAVQMLPPRTGRSRSPTNVQTAAPREAVPPSPSVGSLWQGLWPLVVVLGLVGAGAYALRRWVPGRVAAESRCVRVVGRSSLGVRQQAVLLHVGRRLVLVGLAGDRMATLCEISDADEVATLLAQSSSPPAHEGSIFEQLFTRERRGFDDAASENVEPPDIDHRHHRESRPMAELLRRLRSMSSA; from the coding sequence ATGGCGATCGTGATTCGGCGGAGCCGATGGATCGACGCGCGCCGGCCCCCGGGCCGAGGGGGATTCCTCTGCGCGCTGCCCGCACTCCTTTCCCTTCTGGTTTCGACGCAACCTGGACTCTCCCAGTCGCCCGGTTCTCCCGGTCCCCATGCTCCCGCAACCCAGGTCAATCGCGCGGCCGAGGTGGAGGATATCGCCGCCAAGGGCGAATCAGGTGTCAGCTCGGAGCACGAAGGGGATCCGCCGGTCGAATCAATAGCCGATCATGACCCCACTACCGACCCGAATCCGGACAATGCAGGCGGCACGGCGTTGGAATCAGCCTCAGATTCCGGGCCCCCAACATCAAGCATGGATGCCACCTCCGCGCCGACTCGCGCGGATACGAGCGCCGTGCAGATGTTGCCGCCGCGCACCGGCCGTTCGCGCAGCCCGACCAATGTCCAGACCGCGGCGCCTCGCGAAGCGGTACCGCCGTCGCCGAGCGTCGGGTCCCTCTGGCAGGGCCTCTGGCCGCTGGTCGTCGTACTGGGCCTGGTGGGCGCCGGCGCCTATGCCCTCCGCCGATGGGTACCGGGCCGCGTCGCCGCCGAGAGTCGTTGTGTACGGGTCGTCGGGCGGTCCTCGCTCGGCGTGCGGCAGCAGGCCGTGCTTCTGCACGTCGGCCGGCGCCTCGTTCTTGTGGGTCTTGCCGGTGATCGCATGGCCACGCTCTGCGAAATCTCGGACGCCGACGAAGTGGCGACGTTGCTGGCGCAGAGTTCGTCGCCGCCGGCGCACGAAGGTTCGATCTTTGAGCAGCTTTTCACCCGGGAGCGGCGAGGCTTTGACGACGCCGCTTCGGAAAACGTTGAACCGCCCGATATCGACCACCGCCACCACCGCGAATCTCGGCCCATGGCCGAGCTGTTGCGGCGGCTGCGATCGATGTCGTCCGCTTGA
- the fliN gene encoding flagellar motor switch protein FliN → MPTGGMDDAFGAEGFSQEEIDALLSNAGGEPAADPPRKEPPSEEASGGFSQSEIDALMNGGDSPEDGPEPAAEASTEPDERLDSMGRPFDAAAAEMQAAIEEERRAAAKAAPTASAAPPPLPPDARPPHLADLSGAASATSEEIKRVTMLSDVNLRVKVQLGKTRMLIEDVLQLGEGSVVELDKLAGDPVDVLVNDRLVARGEVLVLNDSFCVRISEVVSQDPHRVTV, encoded by the coding sequence ATGCCGACTGGCGGAATGGACGACGCCTTCGGAGCGGAGGGCTTCTCGCAAGAGGAGATCGACGCGCTGCTTTCCAACGCGGGTGGAGAACCCGCGGCCGATCCGCCGCGCAAAGAGCCTCCGTCCGAGGAAGCCTCCGGCGGATTCAGCCAGTCCGAAATCGACGCCCTGATGAACGGCGGCGATTCTCCGGAAGACGGTCCCGAGCCTGCCGCAGAGGCTTCGACGGAACCCGACGAGCGGCTCGATTCCATGGGCCGCCCGTTTGACGCCGCCGCGGCCGAGATGCAGGCCGCCATCGAGGAGGAGCGACGCGCGGCCGCGAAAGCGGCGCCTACGGCAAGCGCGGCACCTCCACCGCTCCCACCCGATGCCCGGCCGCCTCACCTGGCTGATCTCTCCGGCGCCGCGTCCGCGACGTCCGAAGAGATAAAGCGCGTTACCATGCTCAGCGACGTGAATCTTCGGGTGAAGGTACAGCTGGGCAAGACGCGCATGCTGATTGAGGACGTGCTGCAACTCGGCGAGGGCAGCGTTGTCGAACTCGACAAGTTGGCCGGGGATCCCGTCGATGTGCTCGTGAATGATCGTCTCGTCGCTCGCGGCGAGGTCTTGGTGCTCAACGACAGCTTTTGCGTGCGGATCAGCGAAGTGGTTTCGCAGGATCCGCACCGCGTAACCGTGTAG